A single Cyclopterus lumpus isolate fCycLum1 chromosome 15, fCycLum1.pri, whole genome shotgun sequence DNA region contains:
- the gdf10a gene encoding growth/differentiation factor 10 codes for MAALSMTPSHLFLLMLNCFLGASSVRIIKGGSGSARDSSLQPSSDFSDDLDQDMVSKHMSKLYEKYNRGNRLREGNTVRSFRTSQDSSEHRTVYLNLTTLQDSEVILSATFHFLLDRRPHQKLWFCKRFKSPSCRSSAVHPSPSISLLLRAVSYGSEVRSGPMGSLLGNVTFHPHRRGVWQMKDVTQVIKEARVKGHLLVSVELDYHRKPEGALPGGSLPYLLLYANDQALAEPNSVAASLQRYDPFNDGGEASHSSHRPNSSPESKGRERRETALLFVPIQNNELPEVDYRPDGYRKDDLWESTWYMALKPKSGRKENKRKSQEEEGVDQGRGVHDNEEPLVLKQGERKSQGLEADDSTEKIIKDSQMPTTSDGRKHEWRNEGKDGKGHKGSANSQSPVLSFDDQTMRKARRRQWGDSQHRGCSRRNLRVDFADIGWSEWVTAPKAFDAYYCAGTCGFPMHKVARPSNHATIQSIVRAVGIIPGVPEPCCVPEKMSPLAVLYQDESRNPVLKIYPNMSVQSCSCR; via the exons ATGGCAGCTCTGAGTATGACTCCCTCCCACCTGTTCCTGCTGATGTTAAACTGTTTCCTGGGTGCTTCATCAGTTAGAATCATCAAAGGGGGCTCTGGGAGCGCACGGGACAGCTCCCTCCAGCCCTCCTCGGACTTCTCAGATGACCtggaccaggacatggtctcCAAGCACATGTCAAAACTGTACGAGAAATACAACAGGGGAAACCGCCTGCGAGAGGGAAACACTGTGAGGAGTTTCAGAACCAGCCAAG ACTCCTCTGAGCACAGGACGGTGTACCTGAACCTTACAACCCTCCAGGACTCAGAGGTCATCCTCTCTGCCACATTCCACTTCCTGCTCGATCGGCGCCCTCATCAAAAACTCTGGTTCTGTAAACGCTTCAAAAGCCCATCCTGTCGTTCCTCAGCCGTCCACCCTTCTCCGTCCATCAGCCTGCTCCTTCGTGCTGTCTCCTatgggtcagaggtcagatcTGGGCCAATGGGGTCACTTCTAGGCAATGTGACCTTCCACCCACACAGGAGAGGGGTGTGGCAGATGAAAGATGTGACCCAGGTCATAAAGGAGGCCAGGGTCAAGGGTCATCTCCTGGTGTCAGTGGAGTTGGACTACCACAGGAAACCAGAGGGGGCGCTGCCTGGTGGAAGCCTGCCCTATCTGTTGCTGTATGCTAATGACCAAGCCTTGGCCGAGCCCAACAGCGTGGCTGCAAGCCTTCAGAGATATGACCCGTTCAACGACGGAGGAGAGGCCTCACATTCCTCTCACAGACCTAACTCCTCACCAGAGTCAAAAGGACGAGAGAGAAGGGAAACAGCTCTGCTCTTTGTCCCCATCCAGAACAATGAGCTGCCTGAGGTTGACTACAGGCCTGATGGGTACAGAAAGGATGACCTCTGGGAGAGCACTTGGTACATGGCACTCAAACCTAAATCAGGACGGAAGGAAAATAAGAGAAAGAgccaggaggaagaaggagtgGATCAAGGTAGAGGAGTGCATGATAATGAAGAACCTCTGGTTCTCAAAcaaggagaaagaaaatcacAGGGGCTCGAAGCTGATGACTCAactgagaaaataatcaaaGACAGTCAAATGCCGACTACCAGTGATGGACGAAAACATGAGTGGAGAAACGAGGGAAAGGATGGAAAAGGGCACAAGGGGAGTGCTAACTCTCAGTCGCCTGTTCTGAGTTTTGATGACCAAACGATGCGTAAAGCCAGAAGGAGGCAGTGGGGCGATTCCCAGCACAGAGGATGCTCCAGGAGGAACCTCAGAGTAGATTTTGCAGACATTGGCTGGAGCGAGTGGGTTACAGCACCCAAAGCCTTTGATGCATACTACTGCGCTGGCACATGTGGCTTCCCAATGCACAAG GTGGCGAGGCCGTCTAACCACGCCACCATCCAGAGTATAGTCCGTGCCGTTGGGATCATCCCCGGAGTTCCTGAGCCCTGCTGCGTCCCAGAAAAGATGAGTCCCCTGGCTGTGCTCTACCAGGATGAATCCAGGAATCCAGTGCTCAAGATTTACCCCAATATGTCCGTCCAGTCCTGCTCCTGCAGATAG
- the prdm8 gene encoding PR domain zinc finger protein 8, with product MDHTFLPRSIWTGDSKFLQHPADLYTSVLVTRSIPAGTCFGPCVLQNTFYETIAFIAQKSCDRRAKSYVFRVDPEAMRNSALVLSWLRLVQAARNGEEQNTEAFLKAGQLYVRTIRDIRQEEELLVWYDQELSHLLGFTDMMTGGSSEEFKCGRCNQVFENENPFLAHCRFLCTQVKTDTWSREMYEHKHVEIKRQRRVTDFHNIARDLEHKKSGSNEDAEIFPKRRKHEDTLYPRGRKTVLLEKTNISNDDNITPLIKGYDQSAGEASSSVGKLKSDKIKPDNLGYKNDGFTHDREMQTGESSGLHSSSSSAFSLVLSNNRGEQKSAFCKPSKRTSPIDPEAHLISASTAPPRRLEEMTDSFTSRTLMGYNNLMASNILSSELHTVPSPVALNNAFHYAPEHWSRSIGAQLQNTSSLTILPPTFTSFGVSVQNWCAKCNLSFRMTSDLVFHMRSHHKKEFAAESHVRRRREEKLTCPICHEYFRERHHLSRHMTSHN from the exons ATGGATCACACTTTCCTGCCTCGTTCCATCTGGACCGGTGACAGTAAATTCCTCCAGCATCCGGCGGACCTCTACACCAGTGTGCTCGTTACGCGCAGCATCCCTGCAGGCACGTGCTTTGGTCCATGTGTGCTCCAAAACACCTTCTACGAGACCATCGCCTTCATAGCGCAGAAATCATGCGACAGGAGAGCTAAATCATATGTGTTCAGG GTGGACCCCGAGGCCATGCGCAATTCTGCGCTGGTGCTGTCCTGGCTGCGGCTCGTACAGGCTGCGCGCAATGGAGAGGAACAGAACACAGAGGCCTTTCTGAAAGCGGGTCAGCTGTATGTGCGGACCATCCGGGACATCCGGCAGGAGGAAGAGCTGCTGGTGTGGTACGACCAGGAGCTGTCTCACCTACTGGGCTTCACAGACATGATGACCGGGGGATCAAGTGAAG AGTTCAAATGTGGAAGATGTAACCAGGTTTTTGAGAATGAGAATCCTTTCCTCGCTCACTGCCGATTCCTGTGCACTCAAGTAAAGACTGACACCTGGAGCCGCGAGATGTACGAGCACAAGCATGTGGAAATTAAGAGGCAACGCCGAGTGACAGATTTCCACAACATCGCCAGAGATTTGGAACACAAAAAATCGGGCAGCAACGAGGATGCGGAGATTTTCCCCAAGAGAAGGAAACACGAGGACACTCTCTATCCCAGGGGGCGGAAAACGGTTCTGttggaaaaaacaaatatttccaACGATGACAATATTACACCGCTGATTAAAGGCTACGACCAATCAGCAGGAGAGGCATCTTCCTCTGTGGGGAAACTGAAATCTGATAAGATTAAACCGGATAATTTGGGATATAAGAATGACGGCTTTACGCACGACAGAGAGATGCAAACAGGCGAGAGCTCTGGTTTGCACTCAAGCAGCAGCAGTGCATTTTCTCTGGTCCTGTCCAACAATCGGGGGGAGCAGAAAAGCGCTTTCTGTAAACCAAGTAAAAGAACTTCCCCTATTGACCCCGAGGCGCACCTCATCAGTGCTTCAACAGCCCCCCCTCGGCGCTTAGAGGAGATGACTGACTCCTTCACCTCCAGGACTCTTATGGGATACAACAATCTGATGGCATCCAACATCCTGAGCAGTGAGTTGCATACCGTGCCCTCCCCGGTGGCATTAAACAATGCTTTCCATTACGCACCGGAGCACTGGTCCAGGAGCATTGGCGCTCAGTTGCAGAACACATCTTCTCTCACGATCCTCCCGCCGACGTTCACCTCATTCGGCGTGTCGGTGCAGAACTGGTGCGCCAAGTGCAACCTGTCCTTCCGCATGACCTCCGACCTCGTTTTCCACATGCGCTCTCATCACAAGAAGGAGTTCGCGGCGGAGTCCcacgtgaggaggaggagagaggagaaactcACCTGCCCGATCTGCCACGAATACTTCCGGGAGCGACACCACCTGTCCAGACACATGACTTCTCATAACTGA